Genomic segment of Mastomys coucha isolate ucsf_1 unplaced genomic scaffold, UCSF_Mcou_1 pScaffold5, whole genome shotgun sequence:
ATGACTTTAATCAATAACCATTAGCTAAAGAACATGAGTTGGCAGACTTTTCTGTAGAGAGCTAGAGTATTTTAGCTTTCTAGGCCAATGGTCTTTGTCACAGCCACACAGTTTTGCCACCATGGTGTGAGCTACGGCTGTAGCCCCCAGGTCAGTGTGTATTCCAATGTGACATTGAGCTTCCTGTTCCACACGGCACAGAGTGTAGCACacaccctcttccttccctctctccctccctccctttgctgtcctagaattcactatgaaGCCTAGATTGGCTCCACATTCCAgaaaaccctcctgcctcagccttctacaGGCAtagaccaccatgcctgactgcaTCTAAACTGCTTACCATTCTTGGTTTTTGGGTCACACAGAACAGGCCTCACTGGGTCTGTGGGAATTGTTTGCCATCCCCACATTTGAACTTGTGCATCCAGATGGCCTCTTGCCCTTTTAAATCATCATGAGGGACTGACTGATTTCAATAATGCTGTCATTGCTAAAAATACCTTTTAATTCTTTGGAATTTATTTCTAAGCCCATTTCCAGTCCTCAAAAAGGAAAATTGGTTTCATTAATTTGAGTTACTCCAAGTTTTTTAATCAAAATGTTTTTACTCAGCTTGATTGTAGTCTGTTCTACTGACATTTCTGAGTGACTTTTGCTGGTTGCCAAGCGAGCTCCACAGTCACTGACCATGTTTAATAATATGCCACAGGTTCTGAAGAAAGTTCCCAAAGAGGAGCTGCAAAGTGCTTTGGCAATGACAGCCCCTTGGAGTAGAGGTGTGGCTTCCCAACTCACTGCTGGTCAGAAGGAGCAGCAGCACCTGGTATGTCATTTATAAGGACAATCTTGCtgaaagttgaggcaggaggactgctatgAGGTCTAGGTCAGCCTGGACCATACAGAGAGAAGCTGTCTTAAGATCAAACAAGCAAGCTTCATTACATGAGACCTGCATTGTTTACATCCTAACATGGATGGCCTTTGAAGAATGTAGCTAATTGCAAACATCAGTTAATTAGGATGTCTTTTCAGTTCCTTAACGGCTATCATATTAGTACTTATTTCTTGTTAGTGATTTTCTCACACACCTTCTTGTGAAGATGATAAAGCCATAACACAAACATCACCTTAGGTCAGAAGTGACCTGGGAGTAAAGTTTGATTACTTGTGTATCCAAATCTGTGCACAAGTAATCCATTTGTCATTCCGCTAGTATTTACAGAGTATTCAGTTTTCCTGGAGGGCTCTCTGGCAGCAACTCTTGGTTTTCACTGTAGCATTCATGATGTGGGCTTACTCTCCATTCTTGTCATTAGGAGCCCTCCACATAGGGGATGAAAGGCTATCTGTCTAAAGTAGTTACCTTGTAATCTCCTTTCCCACCCCCATTCATCTCTGGTGGGAAATGGCCATGGACACAGTCATATAATTCCCAGCTAGTTTTAGTAAAGTagcttttctttgagtttcagtttttgctttgttactttctttgagagaggatctcactgtgtagccttggttggtcttgaactcatagagttccatctgcctttgcctgtgGTGCAGCAGGTTAAAAGTGTGTGTTACCAGCCATTCCTGGCCCAGAGATTTGTTTTTGTGTGACTGAGTGGTTGATGCTGTGTCTCAGATCTGTTGGTTTCTGAGATGGCAGTGCTGTCTTCCCGTTAGGGAGCTGGGGTCACCCGAGAGAGGGCTTCTTGTTGTTGGTTTAAAGGGTAGGGACTCACAGAAATGCCTCTCTGTGGTTCTCTCTTGCTACAGTCCTCCAATCCATGACTTCGACGTGTTTAAGGAAAGCAAAGAGGAGAACTTCTTTGAGTCACAGGACACCATCGATGCCCTGTGTACACACTTGCTGCAGCTGAAACCCGTCAAAGACCTCGGGGAAAACCAGATTCAGGACGAGTTCATTAAACTCCTGCAGGTATACAAAGACTCCTACAGGCATGACTTTCTACACATGCATGCTATTTTATGCAGATGGTTATACACTAGTGACGCTGTGTTATGATTCTTTTTCtgctacttttgtttctttttctttggtgttttctCTTGCTAAACAGTCTCTTATGGTAGcctgagattttaaaaagaaagagaactctaCATGCCAACTCACTACTCCTGACAGCTCACTCTTTCAggaaaatttcttcttttaaccTGTGCCCTTTGTCCCATGTTAGACCCTTTAGGATAAAGGATAAAGGAGAAGGAGTCAGCCATTTGCCTCCTGTCTTTGATCTTGATGTAGTCCATTATTTCTGCTCCCTCATAGAGAAGGCCAGAGTTGTCTTCTTGTCCTAAGGAAGCTGAAGTTCTTTTAGCTCCCGGGAACAGTGGTCTGTTTTCAAAGCTTATAGCTCTGTGACTGTCCATGTAAATAATTCTGGCTAAACACTTGTAGAAATAgggtcacaggaaaaaaaaatgaccaccTCTGCTGCCTTagctctctttttatattttgatacagtctttttttttttttttttccgagacagggtttctctgtgtagccccagccatcctggaactccctctgtagaccaggctagccttgaactcagaaattcacctgcctctgcctcccaagtgctgagattaaaggcatgcaccaccaccgcccggcgatacAGTCTTATTCTAGGCTGACTGGCCTGTAATTCATATAGtgcaggctaacctcaaactcacagcagtcctcctgcctcagcctctcaagtgctgggattgcagtgtGAGACAGCACGCCCAGCTTAGTGCTTGTGATACTGAGGGCTATGGATGGCTGAGATGGGTTGAAGGGCATGTGCAGGGCTAGCAGGCAGCAGCTCGGCTGGGCACTGTCAGGTCTGACGTGTGCACGTGGTCCCAGCAGGCTGGCGGAAAGGGTGACTTGGACACAtcatttgcttttgatttttacagTGATTTATGGGGCATACTCTTGCCACAGTGTACAAGTAGCAGTCAGAAAACAAATTGCAGGGGTTGTTTCTCCTTCTGCCATATTGGGTGCAgagactgaattcaggtcatcaggcgtGGTGACAAATGCTgtttcctgctgagccaccttaccagccccactttgttttgttttttaaagatttatttatgtatgtgggctatatactgtcactgtcttcagacacaccagaagagggcatcagatcccattacagatgttgtgagccaccatgtggttgctgggaattgaactcaggacctctggaagagcagtcagtgctcttaactgctgagccatctctccagttctccccGCcccactttgttttatttaagccttatgtcttttaaaaaaaaaaatccattagttgatcttttttgtttgtttatttggtttttgtttgtttgtttgtttgtttgagacaaggtttctctgtgtagtcctggctgtcctggaacttactctgtagtccaggctggcctcaaactcagaaatctgcctctgcctcccatgtgctgagattaaaggcatgcgccaccaccgcccgacccaTTAGTTGATCTTAATGATGCTCCTGTTGAAGAAGTATCATcctgattttagtttttttctttggttggtttgttttgagccAGGGCCTTCCATGCTGTGCAGGCTGGCCCTGGATCCCATGTTGTAGGCATTCCTTTTGTTTGAGCCGTCTTGCAAGTAACTGGGAATGTAACCATGTGCCATCATAACTAAGCATTTTTCTAACTTTAAAAGTgatagctgggtatggtggtacacacttttaaggcagatgcaggaagatctctgaattcaaggccattcaGGGCTGGATAGTGAAAACCCATTTCAGAAAAAGTGCATATAAAAGATAGAGTCTCTCTGGACaatacttatttgtgtgtatgtgtgtgtgtgtacacaaatgagtgtatatgtgtgtgcctggaagCCAGGAAGGGTGCCAGATTGCTTAGAGCTGGAGTCAAGGGTCTGGGACTCTGGTTGTGATATgtaggtgctggaattgaacttgggccctCGTAATTGCACAGTCGGTGCCCTTAGCTGCTGAACTATCCTGCAGCCCTttgggtgatttttaaaaagaaaatgttattggaAGGCAGTTGTCCATTTCCTTGTTGTCTGCAGTGACTTCCCTTCTAACCCTTAGGAGCTGACGGGCATTACAGAGAGAATGTGGTCCGTGTTTTTTTGTGGTTAtgctggggttgaactcaggccctcatgtgtTCAGGCAAGTGCTGGAAGCCTGAGCTTCACCTCGGCTGCTGTAGCACCCCACGTGCACACAAAAGACCTATGGAAGCACCCCAATGCTTCCATAGCCAAGACTTTGGTGTGCTGTGACATGCATTATGTCAGTCCTCAGGGGGCAGGACTCTGTTCTCATTTGAGTTGCAGAACCTGAGCCCTAGGACCTTAACTGCTGATGATCTGCGATGGACAATGTTTGCACACAGGTCCGGCAGCAAGCCTGCAGTCCTTGACGTGGGATTTTGTAGCCTAAAAAGCATAGGATGAAATAATATTTCCTAGAAAATAGCACTGAGCATTGCTTCAGTATGTAgctaaataataaacaaatggcTACATTGGGCCTGTGGCTAACATCACCTGGTCTTAAGAATTAGGtcttgaagccgggcggtggtggcacacgcctttaatcccagcacttgggaggcagaggcaggaggatttctgagtttgaggccagcctggtctacagagtgagttccaggacagccaggactatatagagaaaccctgtcttgaaaaaaaaaaaaaaagaactaggtCTTGAGATGTCTGTGTGTCCAGTTTCCAttagcaaacaaacaagctaggTCTCAGGCTGGCAAATCCTCCTGAGCTTGTGTGGTCAGTACAAAGAAATACAGCAATTTGGGGATGTGGGCAGTAAAGGAGCTTGGCCTTTTCTCTTGATttccaattagaaaataaattgtgATCCTCTCTGTTAGAGCTTCTGATGATGTTATAACATCTGTGTCTCTAAATTAGTAATGTAGTTGCTAATGCTAATTACAGTTTTTACATAATATCAAATATTTGATTTACATAATACCAAAATATCATTGTCTTACTTTACTAAATTCAGTATCATGTAATACATTCTGTGTTAGAGAAACTATAGATTTGGTGgacattttaagaattttatagaaCTATTATGAGTATTTTGGGGTACCTTTCTGTACAGTGGAGTTGTTGGTTATATAAAAAagtaatgacttttttttttttttccagatttcccTCTGGGGAAATAAGTGTGATCTGTCTCTCTCAGGTGGAGAAAGTAGTTCTCAGAAGACCAATGTAATAAATTGTTTGCAAGACCTAAAAccatttattttgataaatgacACAGACTCTCTGTGGGCCTTGCTCAGTAAGTTAAAGAAAACCGTGGAAAAGCCTGTAGTTAGAGTGGACATCGTTCTGGATAACTCTGGATTTGAACTGATTACAGACTTAGTGTTTGCGGATTTTCTGATATCCTCTGAGTTAGCTACTGAGATTCATTTTCACGGGAAAACTATCCCGTGGTTTGTGTCTGACGTTACTGTGCGGGACTTTAATTGGATAGTCGAGCGTATGAGGAGTAGTAATCTAGAGTCCATGTCCACCTGTGGGGCCAACTGGGAGACCTATGTTAGGATGGGGAGGTGGGTTTACCACGACCATGCATTTTGGACTCTGCCTCATCCATATTGTGCAATGGCCCAGGTCGCCCCTGACTTGTATGCTGAACTGCAAAAGGCATGTCTTGTTTTATTCAAGGGAGATTTGAATTATAGGAAGCTGATGGGTGACAGAAAATGGAAGTTCACCTTTCCATTCCATCAGGCTCTGAGCGGCTTTCACCCTGCACCTCTCTGTAGCATAAGAACATTAAAGTGTGAGCTTCAGGTTGGTCTGCAGCCTGGGCAAGCTGAGCAGCTCACGGCCTCTGATCCCCACTGGCTGACCACTGGCAGGTATGGAATATTTCAGTTTGATGGTCCACTTTGACTTCACTCAGGAGTTCCCGGTTGCAGAGAACATTCTGAGAATCTCCCTTCAGCCTCAGATAAACAGTGCATGGAATTAGGCCTGGCTTCTTAGCGGTGTGGGAAGCCCCTTCTCTCAGCTCCTTGCTATCTTATGTACTATATACATGAGGCTTCCATGAAATGGTTTCCCCCACTGCATTGTTTTGGGTTTTAAGCCAGTTACACTTCTGTTGGAATATTAGTCACTATTCCAAGTTAAATGCAAAACTTTCAAGTGGTTTTAATGaactaatttttaatttcaaagaatGCAAAAAATATGTGATTTTGctttagaaattaatttaaatgttagTTAATCCTGTTTTCTTCAACTGAATGATTATTTAATACCTAAGAAACTTAAGTATTATTTAGCTTAGTTTTGGCTCTTGATAGTGGCCAAGTGAACACATGCCTTGTAAGAGCTCTCCCAGGAGGCATGTACATGATGCTTGAACACAGAGACAGAATTACCTCAGACCTGAATTAGAGCCTGCTTTCTTGCACGCTTAAGTTTTCAAAGCCCATTTTCTTCCATAGAGTTATATTTTGCGTGGCCTGTGGAATGGGGCAAAGCACAAACTGAGCATCATAAACACGGTGACTGATGAAGTACGAGTGCAGTTATTTCCATTGTCCCTAGGATTGCCCTGCTGACGTCACCACCGCAGTGACGTCCAGGTGAACACAGTATTGGTTTGCAGCAGCAGACTGTTGAATGGAGACAACTGTTCTGTTGTTTTTACATACTGCCAGGCTGAGCTCAGTCTATATCACATGCTGTGTTGTTCCTCACCTCAGACATCTCAGAGCCTGTACATTCATGTTACTTTGTTTCAAAACTAATTGGAAATAAAGTTGGAAATGCTTTCTTGTACtggaataataaaatgaattttacagAGAGATCtcactggtttttgtttgcttttggggtTAAATGAGGGTGAGTAGATTAAGATCTGCACAATACACTGCAGTCCCTGTGAGGTGGTGTGACAGTGAAGCTGGACCCTGCTCTTGCTCAGGCTGGGGTTCTTCAGCCTATGAGAAGCTGGCTGGAATGTGCTGCTTCCTTGTTCATAGGTCTGTTTGAAGCATCAAGAGTCTGAAATGCTCAGCAAGTTGTAACTTCATGCAGACCTGGTGCTCagaacataggtgtgtggatgGGCCTCCTGAGCTGAGCTGTCACACGCCACACTTCGCAGAGCACTCTTCTGGCATCCCCTGGTTTTGCTGTGTGGCTTCTTGAGAACATGGCATCATAGTGTTTTTGAAAGTGGTTCAGCTCCACCCCCAGCAAGGGAAAGCAAAGAAGCAAGTTAGAGCAAGAAAAAGGGCTGTCTGGGAGAAGAAGGTCATGGATGCTTAGCAAAAGGCAGTGCCTTCCTGTGTTTTTACTAGTTTTTTGGACAggtttactctgtagcccaggctctccttgaactctctgtgattctcttgtctcagcctccagagtagtggtaagattacagacatgaacTAAGGACTTGCCCAAtgctctttgtctgtctgtctgtctgtctctgtgttagggacatggtctctctgtgtagccctggctgtcctagaacttactctagACTCGGCTGCCCCTGGAACTcgggtccacctgtctctgcctccctactgttgagattaaaggtatgtgccatcattcCTAGCTAGTTGTAGAATTtacagcctcaaactcattgtcctctggcctcacccttccaagtgctggcctTGTAGGGATGTGCTGCACACCTCTGGTTGTTCTTTTAAAACAGCTCTATTGACAAATCCAATATGACTTATTCGAGGTGCACAGTATTTTAATACACTTACAGCCTGGTACAAATCATCTTTACAACCTATGGCAGAACATTCGGTACCCCTAAAATAAATCCAGAAACACTGATAGTTACCATTTTGcttctgtatatttatttacatattctagtcatttaatataaatagaataataaaatgcATGGTCTTTTGTGGTTGGCTTCCGTTGAAGGAGCATATCATCTGTACTCTCCCTTTTgacagctgaatagtactccattatagAGATACACAACATTTTATTTGCTGgtcagtgttctctctctctctctctcccttgtctattttattttaatgtgtttgttttgagatgggggtcttacGTTGCCTAAATTGGCCTTGAATGTGCTATGTAGCCAATGATGCAAATTAATGATCTCTGAGCCCTCACCttcccagtgcttggattacaacTATGGGCTGGCCCAGAGTTGCCACTTTCTCAGGCAGGAATACTGTTGCTATGGTTACTGACGGACAGATGCTGGTGTTTGCAGTTTTCAGGTCTCCTGGGTAGATACCCCCCTTCCCCCTGGAGTGCAAGTGCTAGGTTGGTCGTAGGATGATCTGGATGTTTTAATTGATAGCCAGAATGTTGTCAAGtgttttcctgtttccttcaGCAATGCCTCGGGGCTCTGGTCACCTCATGTCCTTGTAAGCACCCAACCCTGTTGATGCTTTTGATTATATCCATGGTGCCGGACACTGAGCAAATGGTGGGCTTCTTGGCCATTTCTGTAACTTCTTTGGATCATAAGTATGAGGTGAGCCTGGACTACAGgtagaattccaggccagccttggctacacagtgagaccctgtctcaaaaaatcaggCCAGAGAACTCTTAGCAGATAGATAAAAGATTGGTAAATATTTTCTGGCATTCTCTGGGTTGTCCTTTTGACTGTAGCTCTGGccatggcctcaaacttgcagtcctCTTGCTTTGTCATCTTGAGGGCTAagatttctgtctgtcttttctct
This window contains:
- the Armt1 gene encoding damage-control phosphatase ARMT1 isoform X2, which encodes MYRRIHEAIIQSPPIHDFDVFKESKEENFFESQDTIDALCTHLLQLKPVKDLGENQIQDEFIKLLQISLWGNKCDLSLSGGESSSQKTNVINCLQDLKPFILINDTDSLWALLSKLKKTVEKPVVRVDIVLDNSGFELITDLVFADFLISSELATEIHFHGKTIPWFVSDVTVRDFNWIVERMRSSNLESMSTCGANWETYVRMGRWVYHDHAFWTLPHPYCAMAQVAPDLYAELQKACLVLFKGDLNYRKLMGDRKWKFTFPFHQALSGFHPAPLCSIRTLKCELQVGLQPGQAEQLTASDPHWLTTGRYGIFQFDGPL
- the Armt1 gene encoding damage-control phosphatase ARMT1 isoform X1; its protein translation is MAESPAFLSAQDEGSFAYLTIKDRTPKILTKVIDTLHRHKSEFFEKHGEEGIEAEKKAISLLSKLRNELQTDKPIIPLVDTCVDTDTWNQYLECQRSLLNEGDGEPRWFSSPWLFVECYMYRRIHEAIIQSPPIHDFDVFKESKEENFFESQDTIDALCTHLLQLKPVKDLGENQIQDEFIKLLQISLWGNKCDLSLSGGESSSQKTNVINCLQDLKPFILINDTDSLWALLSKLKKTVEKPVVRVDIVLDNSGFELITDLVFADFLISSELATEIHFHGKTIPWFVSDVTVRDFNWIVERMRSSNLESMSTCGANWETYVRMGRWVYHDHAFWTLPHPYCAMAQVAPDLYAELQKACLVLFKGDLNYRKLMGDRKWKFTFPFHQALSGFHPAPLCSIRTLKCELQVGLQPGQAEQLTASDPHWLTTGRYGIFQFDGPL